A genomic segment from Microbulbifer elongatus encodes:
- a CDS encoding agarase: MKPHSLPARFALLTLTAALAACGGGGSGGSSNDQPPQDGGETQQDTRPDTFAFTAISDAEMGTSYTSNAITVSGINAAANISVSGGEYSVNNGDFTSDAGTVNNGDTVSVRVTTSTEYSTAVTASLTIGGVSADYSVTTMAEPAEPEPPTDDAVKVDFNLNMRHTVGGESEFDRRKFITVHASNIENDWFGGNSQSAGAPNDDPDLMTNFLEGYDVYFGRDTGGMKWQLSQLPEDGARPGFIDVEAARTNGGGVRWNYTEISAENAVLARQHEHRATDMIVGGQQHPYWPNGDDVGMGWSFSQTDTEEEPLGTAVGHYMANYLYEYFNRGGSDTYGQPKPVYLEVINEPLYDLVDYPKDKDAGTTPEDVFKFHNAVANEVRAYRDQWNLASHDNVLIGGYTVAFPDFEKDNFNRWEERDKLFIDIAGANMDFLSVHFYDFPAFQGTRQLRRGSNVEATFDMLEQYSLMATGERKPFVVSEIGATVHSMMNDPWTPERDGYKLRALNGLTMNMLERPDQILKSIPFVTMKAEWGRTEVPYTNRLMRQKFEAEGETGDAWVYTEFVKFYQLWSDVKGTRVDSWASDLDIQVNAYVDDKTAYLVLNNLEQEDTELNLAALGADGNSLQSVTIKELYYDPDGKPVLDVSDGAELPQMYTLKSEATTILQLTYTNSIAVDGDGTETKYYADKYKQAISADAKLQFAINDVLVGDTGEAVLRLGVGREHGKSLTPSVTVNGNAVTVPEDYQGYDQYYGGKGRAQFFGVLEIPVDLEYLREDNTVEIVFEDEGGFVSTATLQVFNTSSAIARGVRE, encoded by the coding sequence ATGAAGCCGCATTCCCTGCCCGCACGATTTGCCCTACTGACCCTCACCGCCGCTCTGGCTGCCTGCGGTGGTGGCGGCAGCGGCGGTTCCAGCAATGACCAGCCCCCACAAGACGGTGGCGAAACACAGCAGGACACACGACCAGATACGTTCGCCTTTACCGCCATCTCCGATGCCGAGATGGGCACTAGCTACACCTCCAATGCCATTACGGTCTCCGGCATTAACGCCGCGGCCAACATCAGCGTTAGTGGTGGCGAGTACTCGGTAAACAACGGGGATTTCACCAGTGACGCAGGTACCGTGAATAACGGGGACACCGTTTCCGTTCGCGTCACCACTAGTACCGAATACAGCACCGCAGTCACTGCATCACTGACCATTGGCGGCGTGAGCGCAGACTATTCGGTGACCACCATGGCAGAGCCTGCGGAACCCGAACCCCCAACTGACGATGCGGTAAAAGTAGACTTCAATCTGAATATGCGTCACACCGTTGGTGGGGAATCAGAATTTGATCGGCGCAAGTTTATTACCGTGCATGCCTCCAATATTGAGAACGATTGGTTTGGCGGCAACTCGCAAAGCGCCGGCGCCCCCAATGATGACCCGGATCTTATGACCAACTTCCTGGAAGGTTACGACGTGTATTTTGGACGGGATACCGGCGGTATGAAGTGGCAATTAAGCCAGCTTCCGGAAGATGGCGCGCGCCCCGGTTTCATTGATGTTGAGGCAGCAAGAACCAATGGCGGCGGTGTGCGCTGGAATTACACTGAGATCAGTGCGGAAAATGCAGTATTGGCACGACAACATGAGCATCGGGCAACCGACATGATTGTAGGCGGCCAGCAGCACCCATACTGGCCCAACGGTGACGACGTGGGCATGGGCTGGTCATTCTCCCAAACGGATACCGAAGAAGAACCACTGGGCACAGCGGTGGGCCACTATATGGCGAACTACCTCTACGAGTATTTCAATCGCGGCGGCAGTGACACCTACGGTCAACCGAAGCCCGTGTATCTGGAAGTAATAAACGAGCCGCTGTATGACCTCGTTGACTACCCGAAAGATAAAGACGCAGGCACTACACCGGAAGACGTATTCAAATTCCACAATGCGGTCGCCAATGAAGTCCGAGCTTACCGGGACCAGTGGAATCTGGCCTCCCACGACAATGTGCTGATCGGCGGCTATACCGTCGCTTTCCCAGACTTCGAAAAAGACAATTTCAATCGCTGGGAAGAACGCGACAAGCTGTTTATCGATATTGCCGGGGCGAACATGGACTTCCTGTCCGTCCATTTTTATGACTTCCCAGCATTCCAGGGTACCCGCCAACTGCGCCGCGGCAGTAATGTGGAAGCCACCTTCGATATGCTGGAACAGTATAGCCTGATGGCCACCGGCGAGCGTAAACCCTTCGTGGTTTCAGAAATTGGTGCCACCGTGCACAGCATGATGAATGATCCCTGGACTCCGGAACGGGACGGCTACAAGTTACGCGCCCTTAACGGACTGACGATGAATATGCTGGAGCGCCCGGACCAGATCCTGAAATCCATTCCGTTTGTCACCATGAAAGCGGAGTGGGGGCGCACTGAGGTGCCTTATACCAATCGCCTAATGCGTCAGAAATTTGAAGCCGAAGGGGAGACCGGAGACGCCTGGGTATATACAGAATTTGTGAAGTTCTACCAGCTATGGTCTGACGTAAAAGGCACGCGGGTAGATAGTTGGGCCAGCGATCTGGATATTCAGGTAAACGCCTATGTAGACGATAAAACGGCCTACCTGGTGCTAAATAACCTGGAGCAGGAAGACACCGAACTGAACCTGGCGGCACTGGGCGCCGATGGAAACAGCCTGCAAAGCGTGACCATCAAAGAGCTCTATTACGACCCGGATGGCAAGCCGGTGCTGGACGTAAGTGACGGAGCAGAACTTCCACAGATGTACACGCTGAAGTCCGAAGCGACGACCATTCTGCAATTGACTTATACAAACTCAATTGCCGTTGATGGCGATGGGACAGAAACTAAATACTACGCCGACAAATACAAGCAGGCCATCAGTGCCGATGCCAAGTTGCAGTTTGCAATAAACGACGTATTGGTTGGCGATACTGGTGAAGCGGTACTACGCCTGGGTGTTGGTCGCGAGCACGGGAAATCCCTGACGCCGAGCGTTACGGTGAACGGCAATGCGGTCACCGTACCGGAAGATTACCAGGGGTACGATCAGTACTACGGCGGCAAAGGCCGCGCACAGTTCTTTGGGGTACTCGAAATCCCTGTGGATCTCGAATACCTCCGCGAAGACAACACCGTAGAAATCGTGTTTGAGGACGAAGGAGGCTTTGTCAGTACGGCAACACTGCAGGTATTCAATACCTCCTCAGCAATCGCCCGCGGCGTCCGTGAATAA
- a CDS encoding phosphotransferase family protein, translating into MDQVALCNYLIDKGLLLSQDATFTPLSGGVSCEILLVDDGQSRFVVKRALDKLKVKDDWFADIKRNITEQEYLRYVGAFLPESVPAILYSDTEKYFFCMEMIEGGLENWKSRLLLGEYDRQYARLAGDYLGTIHRRSLGDAVAREKFDTLKDFTELRLDPYLLKTGSRYPQLNPYFTAEAERIAGTRTCLIHGDYSPKNLMVGSGRLVILDCEVAWYGDPVFDVAFLLNHFLLKALHRPKNAAQILGLGLKVWDSYTAAADTVVDDAFEVRLCHLLPILMLARVDGKSPVEYLDSSQQQTVRDFTYAVIPDSPNTLNQLVHQWTELLTAE; encoded by the coding sequence GTGGATCAGGTAGCATTATGTAATTACCTGATCGATAAAGGTCTTCTGCTCTCACAGGATGCAACCTTTACCCCGCTCTCCGGCGGGGTTTCTTGTGAAATCCTGCTGGTAGATGACGGCCAGTCGCGCTTCGTGGTGAAGCGCGCGCTGGACAAGCTCAAGGTAAAAGACGATTGGTTTGCGGATATCAAACGCAATATCACCGAACAGGAATACCTCCGCTATGTGGGCGCATTCCTGCCGGAATCCGTACCCGCCATTCTCTACTCTGATACGGAAAAGTACTTTTTCTGTATGGAGATGATTGAGGGTGGCCTGGAAAACTGGAAGTCCCGCCTGCTATTGGGCGAATACGACCGGCAGTACGCGCGCCTCGCCGGCGACTATCTTGGAACCATTCACCGCCGATCTCTCGGGGATGCGGTTGCCCGGGAAAAATTTGACACCCTCAAAGACTTCACCGAACTGCGGCTGGATCCCTACCTGCTGAAAACCGGCAGCCGGTATCCGCAGCTAAATCCGTATTTCACGGCAGAAGCAGAGCGGATTGCAGGTACCCGCACCTGCCTGATTCACGGCGACTACAGCCCCAAAAACCTGATGGTGGGCAGTGGCCGGCTGGTGATACTGGATTGTGAAGTCGCCTGGTACGGCGACCCGGTATTCGATGTGGCTTTTCTGTTGAACCACTTCCTACTGAAGGCGCTGCACCGGCCGAAAAATGCCGCGCAGATACTCGGCCTCGGCCTGAAGGTGTGGGACAGCTACACCGCTGCAGCAGATACGGTGGTCGACGACGCATTTGAGGTGCGACTGTGCCATCTGCTGCCGATACTGATGTTGGCGCGTGTGGATGGAAAATCCCCGGTGGAATACCTGGACAGCAGCCAGCAACAGACAGTACGGGATTTCACGTACGCTGTAATTCCTGATTCTCCCAACACACTTAACCAACTTGTCCACCAATGGACCGAGCTTTTGACCGCTGAATGA
- a CDS encoding carbohydrate-binding protein yields MKLPYPRRPLALAQSVLAAGIAFSTAATAADYRIEAEAFSSVGGTYADGQPQKISVYTVNGVTAINYVNKGDYAEYSLQVAEAGTYNLQYLIGTSVASGAEIDFQIGSGSSWTSLVKKAVPAGHWDNFQPLDAGNISLPAGTVNLRVVGSGSNNWQWNLDALELTQVNTGGGSSSSGGSSSSSGGGSLDFTVEAESFSQVGGTYADGQPQKISVYSVNGATAINYVNKGDYAEYTISVPQAGNYDLTYFAGTAINGGRIDFQHNNGGNWQTLAQTSVPNAGWDNFQALAGGSVYLPAGTQQIRVYGGGSNDWQWNLDRFELSYDSAGSGSSSGSSSSSSSSSSSSSSSSSSSSSSSSSSSGGSSSSSSSSSSSSSSSSSSGGSSSGGSSPGNGSPVSGTFTLQAESAHVVGGDIDTYAINGGTAVNYFNSGDYLEYNLSLDQSGLYRPKFFVGTGNTSGTSVGLMATDHEGELVIKNTTDVQSQGGDWDSFYLLDASSEINLFAGDLTIRIFGAGSQDFQFNIDYATFERVGDVNMALDGDSDGTPDVDDQCPSTDPAETANSVGCAPSQLDTDEDGITDNLDQCPTTAAGEFVNAVGCASPGGDDDDFDGVLNGTDQCANTPYGQNVDPSGCSGFADSDNDGIANSADNCPSTPAGEFANESGCSASQVGNGHSATVTVNANIKHSVGGVSDFGRKRHITAHTTIYENDWNGHSDKLNYFVNTLDVTLGRDNGTATWKFQDTKEDPNRDNWPDMDYMVERGQELRELYEGNPFYKRFSAESTELIAGTNPHPTYPTLSWYDTGKTWHNWQPMNIETSAAWMGQYLKHYYANSSNGYVGDPMPKYWEVINEPDMKMKTGAFMVTNQEAIWEYHNLVAQEIRAKLGNEAPMIGGLTWGQHDFYRRDGISRHADDAYDQWITADDPAEEAAAEEFFRQAMATTVDDTRAQDWYQWDVMWKGFMDAAGHNMDFYAVHVYDWPGVDDDSRSTLRRNGHLHAMLDMMEWYDVHQNGQSNRTPIVLSEYGAVQGGWDYLPHQVRYESEVIKSFNAMLMQILERPDYVIKSMPFTPAKPLWGYYPGGCGYEEPRTCSAPYHYSLLIEPVLNQGNWQWSDYIKFYELWADVDGTRVDSISSDADVQVQSYVDGDELFVIMNNLETVDTTVNLDIAGLGGAQLQNVEMRNMHFDNSFDTLLDRQHMKQMPSNLTLAANATVVLRYSLGNNIAVNQTMNEKKYFGNSVSGGSVPHRISVNGGAKTLQVNNVAVPAGYAEAQLRLTVALYPGEDDSPDSLLQIDSLTINGQTVETPLDWRGRKQNAAERYFNTLEIPVPADLLQANNTISVDFRHNGELTVANLVVKDYSTVPVRN; encoded by the coding sequence ATGAAACTCCCCTACCCCAGGCGCCCACTGGCGCTGGCACAATCCGTGCTGGCCGCTGGTATCGCCTTCAGTACGGCAGCGACTGCGGCGGATTACCGCATCGAAGCGGAAGCCTTCAGCAGCGTAGGCGGCACCTACGCCGATGGACAGCCGCAAAAAATCAGTGTTTACACTGTCAACGGCGTAACCGCCATCAACTACGTCAACAAAGGCGACTACGCCGAGTACTCCCTGCAAGTCGCCGAAGCGGGTACGTACAACCTCCAGTACCTGATTGGTACCAGCGTGGCCTCCGGTGCGGAAATCGACTTCCAGATCGGCAGTGGTTCCAGCTGGACCTCGCTGGTTAAAAAAGCCGTACCGGCGGGCCACTGGGATAACTTCCAGCCACTCGATGCCGGCAACATTTCCCTGCCGGCGGGCACGGTCAATCTGCGCGTGGTCGGCTCTGGCAGTAACAACTGGCAGTGGAACCTGGACGCACTGGAACTCACCCAGGTCAACACCGGTGGCGGTTCCAGCAGCAGCGGCGGCAGCTCCAGCAGCAGTGGCGGTGGTAGCCTCGACTTCACCGTCGAAGCAGAGAGCTTCTCCCAGGTCGGTGGTACTTACGCCGATGGCCAACCGCAAAAAATCAGCGTTTACTCCGTAAACGGCGCGACGGCGATTAACTACGTCAACAAAGGCGACTACGCGGAATACACCATTTCCGTTCCCCAGGCCGGCAACTACGACCTGACCTATTTCGCCGGCACCGCGATTAACGGCGGTCGCATTGACTTCCAGCACAACAATGGCGGCAACTGGCAGACCCTGGCGCAAACCAGTGTTCCAAACGCCGGTTGGGATAACTTCCAGGCACTGGCCGGTGGCAGCGTGTACCTGCCCGCAGGCACCCAGCAAATCCGCGTGTATGGCGGTGGCAGCAACGACTGGCAGTGGAACCTGGATCGCTTTGAACTGAGTTACGACAGTGCAGGCTCCGGCTCCAGCAGCGGCTCATCTTCCAGCTCGTCCAGTTCTTCCTCGAGCTCTTCCTCGTCTTCCAGCTCAAGCTCTTCCAGCAGCTCCAGCTCCTCTGGTGGTAGCAGCTCAAGCTCGTCTTCCTCCAGCTCTTCGAGCTCGTCCTCCTCAAGCTCTGGCGGCTCCAGCTCCGGCGGCAGCAGCCCCGGTAACGGCAGCCCGGTTTCCGGCACCTTCACCCTGCAGGCTGAAAGCGCACACGTTGTGGGTGGTGATATCGATACCTACGCCATCAACGGCGGCACGGCGGTGAACTACTTCAACAGTGGCGACTACCTCGAGTACAACCTGAGCCTGGATCAATCCGGTCTTTACCGTCCGAAATTCTTCGTTGGTACCGGCAACACTTCCGGTACGTCTGTTGGCCTGATGGCCACCGACCACGAGGGTGAGCTTGTCATCAAGAACACCACTGATGTACAAAGCCAGGGGGGCGACTGGGACAGCTTCTATCTGCTCGACGCCTCCAGCGAAATCAACCTGTTCGCCGGCGACCTCACCATCCGCATCTTCGGCGCAGGCAGTCAGGACTTCCAGTTCAATATCGACTACGCCACTTTTGAACGTGTGGGCGACGTGAACATGGCCCTTGATGGCGACAGCGACGGCACCCCGGATGTGGACGATCAATGCCCGAGCACCGACCCAGCAGAAACCGCCAACAGCGTAGGTTGTGCGCCCTCTCAACTGGACACCGATGAAGACGGCATTACCGACAATCTGGATCAGTGCCCGACGACCGCGGCCGGGGAATTCGTTAACGCCGTTGGCTGTGCAAGCCCGGGCGGCGACGACGATGACTTCGACGGCGTGCTCAATGGTACGGACCAATGTGCGAATACCCCGTACGGTCAGAACGTCGACCCATCCGGCTGTTCCGGATTCGCCGACAGCGATAACGACGGTATCGCCAACAGTGCAGACAACTGCCCCTCCACCCCTGCCGGCGAGTTTGCCAACGAGTCTGGCTGCTCAGCCTCACAAGTGGGTAACGGTCACAGTGCCACTGTAACGGTCAACGCCAATATCAAGCACAGCGTGGGCGGTGTGTCTGACTTCGGACGTAAGCGCCACATTACTGCGCATACCACCATTTACGAAAATGATTGGAACGGTCATTCAGACAAACTGAACTACTTCGTAAATACTCTGGATGTGACCCTCGGCCGCGACAACGGTACCGCTACCTGGAAATTCCAGGACACCAAAGAAGATCCAAACCGGGACAACTGGCCGGATATGGACTATATGGTGGAGCGCGGGCAGGAGCTGCGTGAACTGTACGAAGGCAACCCCTTCTACAAACGCTTCAGTGCAGAGAGCACCGAGCTGATTGCCGGCACCAACCCACACCCGACGTACCCGACCCTGAGCTGGTACGACACCGGTAAGACCTGGCACAACTGGCAGCCGATGAATATCGAAACCTCTGCTGCGTGGATGGGCCAATACCTGAAGCATTACTACGCAAATTCCAGCAACGGTTACGTGGGCGATCCCATGCCAAAATACTGGGAAGTGATCAACGAACCGGATATGAAAATGAAAACCGGCGCGTTTATGGTCACCAACCAGGAAGCGATCTGGGAATATCACAACCTCGTAGCACAGGAAATCCGTGCGAAGCTCGGGAACGAAGCGCCAATGATCGGCGGCCTGACCTGGGGCCAGCACGACTTCTATCGTCGAGATGGCATCTCGCGTCACGCCGATGACGCCTACGACCAGTGGATTACCGCAGACGACCCCGCTGAAGAAGCTGCGGCGGAAGAGTTCTTCCGTCAGGCCATGGCGACCACCGTGGATGATACCCGAGCACAAGACTGGTACCAGTGGGATGTAATGTGGAAGGGCTTTATGGATGCCGCTGGCCATAACATGGACTTCTATGCAGTACACGTCTATGACTGGCCGGGAGTGGACGATGACTCGCGTTCGACATTGCGCCGAAACGGTCACCTACACGCCATGCTCGATATGATGGAGTGGTACGACGTTCACCAGAACGGCCAATCCAACCGCACACCCATCGTGCTGTCGGAATACGGCGCGGTACAGGGTGGTTGGGACTATCTTCCCCACCAGGTTCGTTACGAGTCCGAGGTAATCAAATCCTTCAACGCCATGTTGATGCAGATCCTGGAGCGCCCGGACTATGTCATCAAGTCCATGCCATTTACCCCGGCCAAACCCCTGTGGGGCTACTACCCGGGCGGCTGTGGTTATGAAGAACCGCGTACCTGTTCAGCCCCGTACCACTACAGCCTGCTGATCGAGCCTGTACTCAACCAGGGCAACTGGCAGTGGTCTGACTACATCAAGTTCTACGAGCTGTGGGCGGATGTAGATGGTACTCGGGTCGACAGCATTTCCAGTGATGCGGATGTACAGGTCCAGTCTTATGTGGATGGCGACGAGCTGTTCGTGATCATGAACAACCTGGAAACCGTAGACACCACCGTGAACCTGGACATCGCTGGCCTGGGCGGCGCCCAGCTGCAGAATGTGGAAATGCGCAATATGCATTTCGACAACAGCTTCGATACCCTGCTGGACCGCCAGCATATGAAGCAAATGCCGAGTAACCTCACGCTCGCGGCAAATGCTACTGTTGTGCTGCGCTACAGCCTGGGTAACAACATCGCCGTTAACCAGACCATGAACGAGAAGAAGTACTTCGGTAACAGCGTAAGCGGCGGCAGTGTACCCCACCGTATCTCAGTTAACGGTGGTGCGAAAACACTGCAGGTGAACAACGTGGCGGTTCCGGCCGGCTATGCGGAAGCGCAACTGCGCCTTACCGTGGCTCTCTACCCGGGTGAAGACGACAGCCCCGACAGCCTGCTGCAGATCGACAGCCTGACCATCAATGGCCAGACCGTTGAGACGCCACTGGACTGGCGTGGACGCAAGCAGAACGCGGCAGAACGGTACTTCAACACCCTGGAGATTCCCGTTCCGGCTGACCTACTGCAGGCCAACAACACCATCAGCGTCGACTTCCGACACAATGGTGAGTTGACCGTCGCCAACCTGGTTGTCAAAGACTACAGCACCGTGCCGGTGCGAAACTAA
- the eno gene encoding phosphopyruvate hydratase, producing the protein MNNGKKTMNIQSIDAFQIYDSRGFPTVEVQVTLESGITGTGLVPSGASTGQFEALELRDGDKARFRGKSVFRAIENIQKEIAPVLKGMPVTDLKAIDNKLVELDGTANKSRLGANATLGVSMACARAAANARGVPLYEYLGKGQGTLLPLNEIQILGGGAHADWAIDIQDFLIIAVGAKTYEETLEMTFNIYHAAGEVMKARGKSVGLADEGGWWPAFDSNEEPFEVLLEAVRMAGYAAGKDVAISLDIAASDLYDGQHYHLKKDGTSFTPAEFCDLMIQWCDKYPIISIEDPFADTDFDSWKRFTAEVGKRVQVIGDDLFTTNIERIQNGIDNQLANSVLIKLNQIGTVSETMAAIEMTQKAGWLPVVSARSGETEDAFIAHLAVATNAGQLKVGSFARSERMVKWNEVLRIERSLGNRARFVGAELYRIIFS; encoded by the coding sequence ATGAATAACGGTAAGAAAACCATGAATATCCAGAGTATTGACGCCTTTCAGATTTACGATTCCCGCGGTTTTCCTACCGTAGAAGTACAGGTGACCCTTGAAAGTGGCATCACTGGTACGGGCCTGGTGCCGAGCGGCGCATCTACCGGGCAATTCGAAGCCCTGGAATTGCGCGATGGCGACAAAGCGCGCTTTCGCGGGAAGTCCGTATTCAGGGCCATTGAAAATATCCAGAAAGAAATCGCCCCAGTATTAAAGGGGATGCCGGTCACCGATTTAAAAGCCATCGACAACAAACTGGTCGAGCTGGACGGTACCGCCAACAAATCCCGCCTCGGCGCCAACGCCACTCTCGGTGTATCTATGGCGTGTGCCCGCGCTGCCGCCAACGCTCGCGGTGTGCCGCTGTATGAATACCTTGGAAAAGGCCAGGGCACTCTGTTGCCGCTGAACGAAATTCAAATCCTCGGTGGCGGTGCACACGCCGACTGGGCCATCGATATTCAGGATTTTCTGATCATCGCCGTGGGTGCCAAGACCTACGAAGAAACCCTGGAAATGACCTTCAATATCTACCACGCCGCAGGCGAAGTGATGAAGGCTCGGGGCAAAAGCGTCGGCCTGGCCGACGAAGGCGGCTGGTGGCCGGCATTCGACAGCAACGAAGAACCTTTCGAAGTGCTGCTGGAAGCCGTGCGCATGGCGGGCTATGCAGCAGGCAAAGACGTTGCCATTTCTCTGGACATCGCCGCCAGCGATCTCTACGACGGCCAGCACTACCATCTGAAAAAAGACGGTACTTCCTTTACCCCGGCAGAATTCTGCGACCTGATGATCCAGTGGTGCGACAAGTACCCCATCATCTCAATCGAAGACCCTTTCGCCGATACCGATTTCGACAGCTGGAAGCGATTCACCGCGGAAGTGGGCAAGCGCGTACAGGTTATCGGTGACGACCTGTTTACCACCAACATCGAACGCATCCAGAACGGTATCGACAACCAGCTCGCCAACTCAGTTCTGATCAAACTCAACCAGATCGGCACCGTTTCCGAAACCATGGCGGCCATCGAAATGACGCAGAAAGCCGGCTGGCTCCCCGTCGTCTCCGCCCGCTCAGGAGAAACCGAAGACGCATTTATTGCTCATCTCGCTGTCGCGACCAATGCGGGTCAGCTCAAAGTGGGTTCCTTTGCCCGCAGTGAGCGGATGGTGAAATGGAATGAGGTACTGCGGATTGAGCGGAGCCTGGGTAACCGGGCGCGGTTTGTTGGGGCGGAACTTTACCGGATCATTTTCTCCTGA
- a CDS encoding aldehyde dehydrogenase family protein, with translation MIETTVKVQAFLGQSPVPFYSNGAWVTGGTSKSMAVENPADKSPLANIAEAVATDAEQAIEAAHTAFQSWQDTIPAERATLLRKLADLCERDAEELSQLEALDVGKPVENARGFDVPFGIECLRYFADMCEKEEFETPLTLAGMKQARKVRLPYGVVGFIFPWNFPLTLCQWGIAPALAAGNTVVVKPSEVTPLSTLYLAKLAEEAGFPAGVINVLPGDGPEVGTVFTRHPKVRFVSFTGSSRVGRLIGEACGANLKPVKLELGGKGASIICDDANISAAAAGLAGAITLNTGQVCCTATRWIVHESVASEFIDKVKAELDKVLIKAGMNEDSQMGPLVSERQLKTVNGYIQQGQEQGAEVVYGGNTISDAERSGYYVSPTLLMGSEENICFREEIFGPVAYITTFKDDADALRQVNSLDYGLANSVWTTNNDRAIAIAKKMVSGNSWVNAHNVFAYGLPYGACSASGMGGGVNSRETMLDYTRNLSIAEPEEE, from the coding sequence ATGATTGAAACTACCGTGAAAGTCCAGGCATTCCTTGGGCAATCCCCCGTTCCTTTTTATTCTAATGGTGCCTGGGTGACCGGCGGCACCAGCAAGTCCATGGCGGTGGAGAACCCCGCAGATAAATCTCCCCTGGCTAACATTGCGGAAGCGGTCGCCACCGACGCGGAACAGGCCATTGAGGCTGCGCATACCGCGTTTCAATCCTGGCAGGACACCATACCCGCCGAGCGCGCCACGCTGCTGCGCAAACTCGCGGACCTGTGTGAGCGGGATGCAGAAGAGCTCTCACAGCTGGAAGCTCTGGATGTGGGCAAGCCCGTAGAGAACGCCCGCGGCTTTGACGTCCCTTTTGGTATCGAATGCCTGCGCTACTTCGCGGACATGTGCGAAAAGGAAGAATTTGAAACTCCGTTGACCCTGGCCGGTATGAAGCAGGCCCGCAAGGTACGACTTCCCTACGGCGTGGTCGGCTTTATCTTTCCCTGGAATTTCCCGCTGACCCTGTGCCAGTGGGGCATTGCGCCGGCGCTGGCCGCGGGTAACACCGTGGTGGTTAAACCGTCTGAAGTGACTCCGTTGTCCACTCTGTATCTCGCCAAGCTGGCAGAAGAGGCGGGCTTCCCTGCGGGCGTAATCAATGTGTTGCCCGGTGACGGTCCGGAAGTGGGTACCGTGTTCACCCGCCACCCGAAAGTGCGTTTTGTTTCCTTCACCGGCTCCTCCCGCGTTGGCCGCCTGATCGGCGAAGCCTGTGGCGCGAACCTGAAGCCAGTGAAGCTGGAGCTGGGCGGCAAGGGTGCATCCATTATCTGTGACGATGCCAATATCAGCGCGGCGGCAGCCGGCCTTGCCGGAGCCATCACCCTGAATACCGGGCAGGTGTGCTGTACCGCAACCCGCTGGATTGTGCATGAGAGCGTCGCCTCTGAATTTATCGACAAGGTAAAGGCGGAGCTGGACAAGGTGCTGATCAAGGCGGGTATGAACGAAGACAGCCAGATGGGCCCGCTGGTCAGCGAGCGCCAACTGAAAACGGTCAACGGTTACATCCAGCAGGGCCAGGAGCAGGGCGCGGAAGTGGTCTACGGTGGCAACACTATTTCGGATGCGGAGCGCTCCGGTTATTACGTCAGCCCAACACTGCTGATGGGCTCTGAAGAAAACATCTGTTTCCGCGAAGAAATCTTCGGCCCGGTGGCCTATATCACCACCTTCAAGGACGACGCTGATGCGCTGCGCCAGGTGAACAGCCTGGATTACGGTCTTGCCAACAGTGTATGGACGACGAATAACGACCGCGCCATTGCCATCGCCAAGAAAATGGTTTCCGGCAACAGCTGGGTGAATGCCCACAACGTCTTTGCCTATGGCTTGCCCTACGGTGCCTGTAGCGCCAGTGGTATGGGCGGCGGTGTGAACAGCCGCGAGACCATGCTGGATTACACCCGCAATCTTTCGATTGCCGAACCCGAAGAGGAATAA